The Nitrospira sp. genome contains a region encoding:
- a CDS encoding MEKHLA domain-containing protein, producing MLLPTACGGQARLRPSAEEAVDDSIQVWRRPDIVDWSQWLLDSYRQCVGRELLERVGGAEAQAQALFIAPFVVVSHGTQADPILNYGSHLALTLWEMTWEQLVSTPSRLTAEPVNRTERESMLERARTQGYIDNYRGIRISSSGRRFLIEQAIVWNVVDQAGHRQGQAATFSRWTFL from the coding sequence GTGCTACTACCCACGGCATGCGGAGGGCAGGCCCGCTTGCGCCCTTCCGCCGAGGAGGCCGTGGACGATTCCATTCAGGTGTGGCGACGACCGGACATTGTCGACTGGTCTCAATGGCTGCTCGACAGCTACCGCCAGTGCGTCGGCCGAGAGTTGCTGGAACGGGTGGGTGGGGCTGAAGCGCAGGCCCAGGCGTTGTTCATTGCCCCGTTTGTCGTGGTGTCGCACGGAACCCAAGCAGATCCGATCCTGAACTACGGATCGCACCTCGCCCTCACGCTCTGGGAGATGACCTGGGAGCAGCTGGTGAGCACGCCATCTCGTCTGACGGCGGAACCGGTGAATCGTACGGAGCGGGAGTCGATGCTGGAACGCGCTCGCACTCAGGGATATATCGACAACTACCGGGGGATCAGAATATCGAGCAGCGGGCGGCGGTTTCTGATAGAGCAGGCGATCGTGTGGAATGTGGTGGACCAGGCGGGTCATCGTCAGGGACAAGCGGCGACATTCTCACGCTGGACCTTCCTCTAG
- a CDS encoding DUF1653 domain-containing protein — protein MIKPGRYRHYKGNDYEVLGVARHSETEEEFVVYRQLYGEGGLWIRPASMFSESVTIGGQLVPRFRRLEEGPA, from the coding sequence ATGATCAAACCCGGCCGCTATCGTCACTACAAAGGCAACGACTACGAAGTGCTCGGGGTGGCTCGGCATTCGGAAACCGAGGAGGAATTCGTCGTCTATCGGCAACTCTATGGAGAAGGCGGCTTGTGGATCAGACCGGCGAGTATGTTTTCGGAATCGGTCACCATCGGTGGTCAGCTCGTGCCGAGATTCCGGCGGCTAGAGGAAGGTCCAGCGTGA
- a CDS encoding FAD-dependent oxidoreductase, whose protein sequence is MSSQHPHSKDRRHDVVVIGGGSAGYAAARTARDAGADVAIVDQGPLGGLCILRGCMPTKTILRSAEIMALMKRAREFGLAPVSARADLSAIVDRKNRLVQEFADYRVAALRDPRFTLYESRAEFVSPHEICAGGVRIRGEAFVIATGSRPADVAIPGLTEAGYLTSDEMLDVRQAPASLLVLGGGLVAVEFAQFFSRIGTKVTMLQRGATLLSDMDQDVGQALASAFQDEGIEVFTGVSFSQVTSSPTEKTVHFLQNGIVHSRAADLIFQALGRRPNLQGLNLDAAGVKVVDGRLVVGADMRTSQPHIFAVGDVNDLTPIVHLAIQQGETAAFNATHPDEPAHVIDHRLDSEMVFTDPQVAVAGLSERECRAQAIPYLTASYPFADHGKAMCLGASHGFVKLICRPDSGELLGAHIVGPEAAELIHELIAVMYFHGTAQDLLRIPHYHPTLAEIVTYPAESIVEQMGRA, encoded by the coding sequence ATGTCATCACAACACCCTCACTCAAAAGATCGCCGGCACGATGTCGTGGTCATCGGCGGCGGGTCGGCTGGTTATGCTGCCGCACGGACCGCGCGCGACGCCGGGGCGGATGTGGCGATCGTCGATCAGGGTCCTCTTGGCGGGCTCTGTATTTTGCGCGGATGCATGCCGACGAAAACCATTCTCCGGTCAGCCGAAATCATGGCGCTGATGAAACGTGCGCGGGAGTTCGGGTTGGCGCCCGTGAGCGCGCGGGCTGACCTGTCGGCGATCGTGGATCGCAAAAATCGACTGGTGCAGGAGTTTGCCGACTATCGCGTCGCCGCCCTGCGCGACCCGCGATTTACGCTGTACGAATCGCGCGCCGAATTCGTCTCGCCGCATGAGATTTGTGCCGGAGGGGTGCGCATTCGGGGCGAGGCGTTTGTGATTGCCACCGGGTCGCGCCCGGCCGATGTCGCGATTCCCGGGCTCACTGAAGCGGGGTATCTGACCAGCGATGAGATGCTCGATGTGCGCCAGGCGCCGGCCTCACTTTTGGTGCTGGGAGGTGGTTTGGTTGCGGTCGAGTTCGCGCAATTTTTTTCCCGGATCGGCACCAAGGTCACCATGCTGCAGCGCGGCGCGACGCTGCTGTCCGACATGGATCAGGATGTCGGCCAGGCGTTGGCATCGGCCTTTCAGGATGAAGGCATCGAAGTGTTCACCGGCGTCTCGTTCAGTCAGGTCACCTCGTCGCCGACGGAAAAAACCGTGCACTTCCTGCAGAATGGCATCGTGCACAGTCGTGCCGCCGACCTCATTTTTCAGGCGCTCGGCCGTCGTCCCAACCTGCAAGGCCTGAATCTGGATGCGGCCGGGGTCAAGGTGGTCGATGGTCGCCTGGTCGTTGGGGCCGATATGCGGACCTCGCAGCCGCACATTTTTGCCGTCGGCGATGTGAACGATCTCACCCCCATCGTGCATCTGGCGATTCAGCAGGGTGAAACGGCTGCGTTTAATGCGACCCACCCGGACGAGCCGGCGCACGTCATCGATCATCGACTCGATAGTGAAATGGTCTTCACCGATCCGCAGGTGGCGGTGGCGGGGCTGAGCGAGCGCGAGTGTCGGGCGCAGGCGATTCCGTATCTGACCGCGTCATACCCGTTTGCCGATCATGGGAAGGCGATGTGTCTCGGGGCCTCTCATGGATTCGTGAAATTAATTTGTCGTCCAGACAGCGGCGAACTGTTAGGGGCGCACATTGTCGGTCCCGAAGCCGCGGAATTAATCCACGAACTGATTGCCGTGATGTATTTTCATGGGACCGCTCAGGACCTGCTCCGCATTCCGCACTATCATCCCACGCTGGCTGAAATCGTGACCTATCCGGCGGAATCTATTGTGGAACAGATGGGTCGAGCATGA
- a CDS encoding tetratricopeptide repeat protein: MKPHGAAALSLVLAMALGSCGQQTWDATMQAGEAAVQRGQYAEAERIYAAAVKKAEEFGRHDRRVAVTLARLAQAYSAQGKYVEAEPLYLEALKIYQDVHGENHLDVAAMLNNLGVLHRKHGQFADAQRLLDRALAIKEKLLGTEHLEVALALSNLAALHMAQGEADQASRVLARALAVREKQLGGDHPDVAKTLVEYAAALRKIGRGAEADALDARAGAIRAKAKS; this comes from the coding sequence ATGAAGCCACATGGCGCGGCTGCTCTATCCCTGGTGCTGGCCATGGCGCTGGGATCCTGCGGCCAACAGACCTGGGATGCCACCATGCAGGCCGGCGAGGCGGCCGTGCAGCGGGGACAATATGCCGAAGCCGAGCGAATTTATGCCGCGGCGGTGAAGAAGGCCGAAGAGTTCGGTCGACACGATCGGCGGGTGGCGGTCACACTGGCTCGCCTGGCACAGGCCTACAGCGCGCAGGGAAAATATGTCGAGGCCGAGCCGCTGTATCTGGAGGCCCTCAAAATCTACCAGGATGTGCACGGGGAGAATCATCTCGATGTAGCGGCGATGTTGAACAACCTCGGCGTCTTGCATCGCAAGCACGGACAGTTCGCTGATGCCCAGCGACTGTTGGATCGGGCACTCGCCATTAAGGAGAAATTACTGGGAACGGAACATCTTGAGGTCGCCTTGGCGCTGAGCAACTTGGCCGCGCTGCATATGGCGCAAGGCGAAGCGGATCAGGCATCGAGAGTGCTCGCTCGGGCCTTGGCGGTGAGAGAAAAGCAATTGGGGGGCGATCATCCCGACGTCGCCAAGACCCTGGTGGAGTACGCCGCTGCCTTGCGAAAAATCGGGCGAGGCGCCGAAGCCGATGCGCTTGATGCACGAGCGGGCGCAATTCGGGCGAAAGCCAAATCGTGA
- a CDS encoding mechanosensitive ion channel family protein, which yields MQELLPVIGSSVFFDLLKSILLLLILLVARTILVRWIKSHPTFTIDAKRRWIVTTRNSMVLGLFVGLVVIWAHELQAFAVSLVALAAAMVLATKELILCWSGAALRVGGGVYSVGDRIQLGAYRGVVLEYDVFATKLLEIGPGQTSHLYTGRTVVFPNSLLFGNPLIKESPSQEYGLYVLSVPLFSTDNWQVAEQALLTAAKAECAPFMDLMGRQMKLLEQRNLLEAPSPEPRITIQLPEAGRIHLVLRFPAPDRGRSRVEQAILRRYLMAFQQ from the coding sequence ATGCAAGAATTGTTGCCGGTCATCGGGTCCAGCGTTTTTTTCGATCTGTTGAAGTCTATTCTCCTGCTGCTCATCCTGCTGGTTGCGCGAACCATCCTGGTTCGGTGGATCAAGAGCCACCCCACTTTCACGATCGACGCCAAGCGCCGCTGGATCGTCACCACTCGCAACAGCATGGTGCTGGGGCTGTTCGTCGGCTTGGTGGTGATTTGGGCCCACGAGCTACAGGCGTTTGCTGTGTCGCTCGTCGCGCTGGCGGCGGCCATGGTATTGGCGACCAAGGAATTGATTTTGTGCTGGAGCGGCGCTGCGTTGCGCGTCGGCGGCGGGGTCTACAGCGTGGGAGACCGTATCCAGCTCGGGGCCTATCGCGGCGTCGTGCTTGAATATGATGTGTTTGCGACGAAGTTGCTGGAAATCGGACCAGGGCAGACCTCGCATTTGTATACCGGTCGAACCGTGGTCTTCCCGAACAGTCTCCTGTTTGGGAATCCGTTGATCAAGGAAAGTCCGTCGCAGGAGTATGGTCTGTATGTCCTGTCCGTTCCGCTATTCAGTACCGACAATTGGCAGGTTGCCGAGCAAGCATTGCTCACCGCCGCCAAGGCGGAATGCGCGCCCTTCATGGACTTGATGGGGCGGCAGATGAAGCTGCTGGAGCAGCGAAACTTGCTGGAAGCCCCCTCGCCTGAGCCTCGTATCACCATCCAACTTCCGGAAGCGGGCCGTATACACCTGGTCCTCCGCTTTCCGGCTCCGGATCGCGGCCGTTCGCGAGTCGAACAGGCCATCCTGCGGCGGTATCTGATGGCCTTTCAGCAGTAA
- the xth gene encoding exodeoxyribonuclease III yields the protein MKIATFNVNSLRKRLPIVLQWLEQHQPDVLCLQETKVQDSEFPLAALAASGYDITFRGMKAYNGVAVLSRTKPEAVSYGFNDGGDVEDARLLLVVIQGIPIINTYVPQGFEIDSPKYQYKLKWYERLRNHFASHLSPKEPAIWCGDMNVAPRPIDVHSPEKHLKHVCYHEDARNAYGKTIAWGFEDVFCKLYPDRQQFTFFDYRAPSALAANKGWRIDHILATAPLAQRCQHVDVDLEPRRATDPSDHTVLWAEFSL from the coding sequence ATGAAAATTGCCACCTTCAACGTCAACTCCCTCAGGAAACGCCTTCCAATTGTGCTGCAGTGGCTGGAGCAACATCAACCGGATGTGCTCTGCCTGCAGGAAACCAAGGTCCAGGACAGTGAATTTCCTCTCGCGGCGCTAGCGGCGTCCGGCTATGACATCACGTTTCGCGGCATGAAGGCCTATAACGGGGTCGCAGTGCTCAGTCGAACCAAACCCGAAGCCGTCTCTTACGGATTCAATGACGGCGGCGATGTCGAGGATGCTCGTCTCCTGCTGGTGGTCATTCAGGGAATCCCGATCATCAACACGTATGTGCCACAAGGCTTTGAGATCGATTCCCCCAAGTATCAGTACAAACTGAAGTGGTACGAGCGTCTACGGAATCACTTCGCATCGCATCTTTCCCCGAAGGAGCCGGCGATCTGGTGTGGAGACATGAATGTGGCCCCAAGACCCATTGATGTCCACAGCCCGGAGAAACATCTGAAACATGTCTGCTACCACGAAGACGCGCGCAATGCCTATGGGAAGACGATTGCGTGGGGCTTCGAAGATGTGTTCTGCAAACTGTATCCAGATCGCCAGCAATTCACATTTTTCGATTACCGTGCGCCCAGTGCTCTTGCCGCCAATAAAGGCTGGCGGATTGACCATATCCTCGCGACCGCTCCACTGGCCCAGCGATGTCAGCATGTCGATGTGGATTTAGAACCGCGGCGTGCAACGGACCCTTCTGATCACACGGTTCTTTGGGCCGAGTTCTCCCTCTAA
- a CDS encoding PilZ domain-containing protein: MAQPLTCPQCGQNNVFRSRCVTPLERLKSFAFISPFHCQSCSCRFSASRLGYSYSSRVLDRREHLRIPVRLFLSFSGGKIRGEGTVRDISMGGCVIESQASVHVDDIFYLQIVLEDEQAPLEVAAMVRSISSRGIAFKFLRSAQENKRLLAFVQSKTETVGALPSPQSSP, encoded by the coding sequence ATGGCTCAACCGTTGACTTGCCCACAGTGCGGACAAAACAACGTCTTTCGCTCCCGTTGCGTCACGCCCCTGGAGCGCCTCAAGTCGTTCGCGTTCATTTCGCCGTTTCACTGCCAATCGTGCAGTTGCCGGTTCTCGGCTTCGCGTTTGGGGTACAGCTATTCGAGTCGGGTGCTCGACCGTCGCGAACATTTACGTATCCCGGTCCGGCTATTTTTGTCGTTTTCAGGAGGCAAGATACGAGGCGAGGGAACGGTGCGGGACATTTCGATGGGTGGCTGCGTAATCGAGAGTCAAGCCTCAGTCCATGTGGACGACATTTTTTATCTGCAGATTGTCTTGGAAGATGAACAGGCGCCGCTCGAAGTCGCGGCGATGGTTCGATCCATTAGCTCCCGCGGCATTGCCTTTAAGTTTCTCCGCTCCGCACAGGAGAACAAACGTCTCCTCGCCTTTGTGCAATCGAAGACCGAAACAGTGGGTGCGCTCCCATCCCCGCAATCTTCCCCGTAG
- a CDS encoding LemA family protein, which yields MRMSIARMVLVLVLLTGMASSSGCGYNDLQGLDEDTKATWSEVINQYQRRADLIPNLVNTVKGYAAHEKDTLESVVQARAKATSVQITPELLKDETAFKKFQEAQQGLSSALGRLLALAENYPNLKADQGFRDLQSQLEGTENRITVARKRYIDKVAEFNKMVRFFPTNLTAKFLLHLDEKPNFTVADEKAVAKPPEVKF from the coding sequence ATGAGGATGTCTATTGCGCGAATGGTACTGGTATTGGTGCTGCTCACCGGCATGGCGAGCTCATCGGGGTGTGGATACAATGATCTGCAGGGGCTTGATGAAGACACCAAAGCCACCTGGAGCGAGGTCATCAACCAATATCAACGCCGTGCCGATTTGATACCCAATCTTGTGAATACGGTCAAGGGGTACGCGGCACACGAAAAAGACACGCTCGAAAGTGTGGTGCAGGCACGCGCCAAGGCCACCAGTGTGCAGATCACGCCGGAACTGCTCAAGGACGAAACGGCCTTCAAAAAATTCCAGGAGGCGCAACAGGGCTTGTCGAGCGCGCTCGGGCGTTTGCTGGCGCTCGCAGAAAATTATCCCAACCTCAAGGCGGACCAAGGCTTTCGCGATCTGCAAAGTCAGCTAGAAGGAACCGAAAACCGGATCACTGTCGCTCGCAAGCGCTACATCGACAAGGTGGCGGAGTTCAACAAGATGGTCCGCTTCTTTCCCACGAATCTGACGGCCAAGTTTCTGCTTCATCTGGACGAGAAACCCAATTTTACCGTGGCTGACGAAAAAGCCGTGGCGAAGCCGCCGGAAGTGAAGTTCTAA
- a CDS encoding TPM domain-containing protein, with protein MRLCGRVGWAVFAGWLWLILAPGVVVWALDIPTLSSHVVDVAHVLPPATVEQLNQELRAHEAKTSNQVVVLIIPSLEGEPLFDVSHRVATTWKLGQKGTDNGALLLVAIKDRKVRLEVGYGLEGVLTDARSAQIIRNEIVPRFRTGEFAAGISAGVRAVLSTIEGTYQAPERPRATSTDGETVGNVLLAVLVGVFIGLLFSRTHRLLGPVVGGGLSFVFAPWLVPALIAGGASLLLVSLLGGMGPPGGSGPGRRNRGFDGTWFSTQQGGWGGGGLGGSFGGGDSFSGGGGDFGGGGASGDW; from the coding sequence ATGCGGCTGTGTGGCCGAGTAGGGTGGGCTGTCTTTGCCGGATGGCTCTGGCTCATATTGGCGCCCGGCGTCGTGGTCTGGGCGCTGGACATTCCCACGCTGAGCAGCCATGTGGTCGATGTGGCCCATGTGCTCCCGCCTGCAACAGTCGAACAATTGAACCAAGAACTTCGCGCCCATGAAGCGAAGACCTCGAACCAGGTAGTAGTGCTGATTATTCCCTCGCTGGAGGGCGAGCCGCTGTTCGATGTGTCCCATCGTGTGGCCACGACCTGGAAGCTGGGGCAAAAGGGGACGGATAACGGCGCCTTGTTGCTCGTGGCCATCAAGGATCGAAAAGTTCGTTTGGAAGTCGGTTATGGGCTTGAGGGGGTGTTGACCGACGCGCGGTCAGCTCAAATCATCCGGAATGAGATCGTGCCGCGGTTTCGCACCGGGGAGTTTGCGGCGGGTATCAGTGCCGGTGTGCGTGCGGTCTTGAGCACCATCGAGGGGACGTATCAGGCTCCCGAACGCCCGAGGGCCACGTCGACAGACGGTGAGACCGTGGGCAACGTCTTGCTGGCAGTGCTCGTTGGGGTGTTCATCGGTCTGTTGTTTTCTCGGACCCATCGACTGCTTGGTCCGGTCGTGGGTGGTGGCTTGTCGTTCGTCTTTGCGCCATGGCTGGTGCCCGCCCTTATCGCCGGAGGCGCAAGCCTGTTGTTGGTGAGTCTGTTGGGTGGGATGGGGCCGCCGGGTGGGTCGGGGCCAGGGCGTCGCAACAGGGGATTCGATGGGACCTGGTTCAGTACCCAGCAGGGAGGGTGGGGAGGTGGTGGGCTGGGCGGGTCATTCGGAGGAGGAGACAGTTTCTCCGGTGGCGGGGGCGATTTTGGGGGAGGAGGCGCCAGTGGCGATTGGTAA
- a CDS encoding TPM domain-containing protein: MAIGKPPALTEEARARIEAAVQAAEQLTSAEIVPMLVGRSGLYREAHHRAGLLAAALTLIALLTIDSVWLPWGWHASNAVWLLGAAMVAYVCGSWIGMWPPVVRLFISHERMRHKVQLRAERAFIQHGLARTRERTGLLLMVSWLERQVYLLADRTLRDRVSNEQWQHVTAVMVERLKAGDLVDGFCCGIEASGQLLAPVCPPRSGDNPNELSNEVIQDL; encoded by the coding sequence GTGGCGATTGGTAAACCGCCGGCCTTGACCGAAGAGGCACGCGCAAGGATTGAAGCAGCGGTGCAAGCCGCCGAACAGCTGACCAGTGCGGAGATTGTCCCCATGCTCGTCGGACGTTCCGGTCTCTATCGTGAGGCGCATCATCGCGCGGGTCTGCTCGCGGCCGCGCTGACCCTGATCGCTCTGCTGACCATCGACAGTGTCTGGTTACCGTGGGGATGGCACGCCTCCAATGCGGTGTGGCTCTTGGGGGCGGCAATGGTGGCCTATGTCTGCGGTTCATGGATTGGAATGTGGCCGCCCGTCGTGCGCCTGTTCATTTCTCATGAACGGATGCGACACAAAGTGCAACTGCGCGCGGAACGGGCATTTATCCAGCATGGGCTCGCGCGCACCCGTGAACGGACCGGGTTGTTGCTGATGGTGTCCTGGCTCGAACGCCAAGTCTACCTGCTGGCCGACCGCACCCTTCGCGATCGCGTGTCGAATGAGCAGTGGCAGCATGTGACCGCGGTAATGGTCGAGCGGTTGAAGGCCGGGGATCTCGTCGATGGGTTCTGTTGTGGAATCGAGGCGAGCGGGCAACTTCTGGCGCCTGTCTGTCCTCCGCGCAGCGGGGATAATCCAAACGAGTTGTCGAACGAGGTGATCCAGGATCTTTAG
- the murJ gene encoding murein biosynthesis integral membrane protein MurJ produces the protein MSEPAAPVEPSRPASDETHSVVKAAGLIGVATFSSRILGFVRDMVLARLFGATPAADAFFVAYRVPNLLRELFAEGSMSAAFIPVFTEYHTLKAKRDAWELASATFTTLLTIVTAVTLLGILAAPGIVWLLAPGFRDNPDKLALTSLLTQVMFPYLIFISLAALAMGILNSLRAFAAPAFSPVFFNVSTIACMLFLAPWLPEPIIGVAIGIVVGGLAQFAMQLPGLKGRGMLFGWRFNPGHPGVKRIGLLMVPSLLGLSVTQINITVSTILASYFPGGPTYLFYGMRLIQFPLGIFGVALATAILPTLSAQAARGALDELRITIGFGLRMIFFIILPAMVGLILLRYPIVHLVFEHGSFTPADTLATATALLCYAVGLWAFAGVRIIVSAFYSLQDTRTPAITAGIAVMANILLSLWLMTRLGASGLALATAFASMLNGSILVGVLHRRLGSVDWGAVVRSAGRVLGACIPMMGMCLWIASLPMWTASGDWIMKSAVLFGGIGLSITAYLGVHVMLGSEELDVVLGMVKRKLGRVTRKFGVT, from the coding sequence ATGTCCGAGCCCGCCGCTCCCGTTGAACCATCTCGACCAGCTTCGGACGAGACCCATTCCGTCGTCAAGGCGGCGGGCCTCATCGGCGTCGCCACGTTTTCCAGCCGCATTCTCGGATTTGTCCGGGATATGGTGCTGGCGAGACTCTTCGGTGCGACCCCGGCGGCGGATGCATTTTTCGTCGCCTACCGGGTTCCCAATTTGTTACGGGAACTGTTCGCGGAAGGGTCGATGTCGGCGGCCTTCATTCCGGTCTTTACCGAATACCACACCCTGAAAGCCAAACGTGACGCCTGGGAACTGGCCAGCGCCACGTTTACGACGCTGCTCACGATCGTCACTGCCGTCACGCTGCTCGGAATTTTGGCCGCCCCCGGCATCGTGTGGCTCCTCGCCCCCGGATTTCGCGACAACCCCGACAAATTGGCATTGACGAGCCTGCTGACGCAGGTGATGTTTCCGTACCTGATTTTCATCAGTCTGGCCGCGCTCGCCATGGGGATCCTCAATTCATTGCGAGCCTTTGCGGCCCCGGCCTTTTCTCCCGTCTTCTTCAATGTGTCCACCATCGCCTGTATGCTGTTCCTTGCCCCTTGGTTACCGGAACCCATTATCGGCGTGGCGATCGGCATCGTGGTCGGTGGGCTGGCCCAGTTTGCCATGCAGCTTCCCGGCTTGAAGGGCCGCGGCATGTTGTTCGGCTGGCGATTTAACCCCGGTCACCCTGGCGTGAAACGCATCGGGCTGTTGATGGTGCCCTCGTTATTGGGATTGTCGGTGACGCAGATCAATATCACCGTCAGCACGATTCTCGCGTCGTATTTCCCGGGCGGCCCCACCTATCTATTTTACGGGATGCGGCTGATCCAGTTTCCGCTCGGCATTTTTGGGGTGGCGCTGGCCACGGCGATTCTGCCGACACTCTCTGCGCAGGCCGCGCGCGGGGCGCTCGACGAGCTGCGAATCACGATCGGATTCGGACTCAGGATGATTTTTTTCATCATCCTCCCGGCCATGGTGGGGTTGATTCTCCTGCGCTATCCGATCGTGCATCTGGTGTTCGAACATGGATCGTTTACCCCGGCGGACACGCTGGCCACGGCCACGGCGCTCTTGTGTTATGCCGTCGGACTCTGGGCCTTTGCCGGGGTGCGGATTATCGTCTCCGCATTTTATTCGTTACAGGATACGAGAACGCCGGCGATCACGGCCGGCATCGCCGTCATGGCCAATATTCTTCTGTCGCTCTGGCTGATGACTCGGCTGGGCGCCTCAGGCCTGGCCTTGGCGACGGCCTTCGCGTCCATGCTGAACGGAAGCATTCTTGTCGGGGTGCTCCACCGACGATTGGGGTCGGTCGATTGGGGGGCCGTGGTGCGATCGGCCGGTCGCGTCCTGGGAGCCTGCATCCCAATGATGGGAATGTGTCTGTGGATCGCGAGCTTGCCGATGTGGACGGCAAGCGGCGACTGGATCATGAAATCCGCGGTGCTCTTCGGAGGTATCGGACTGAGCATCACGGCCTATCTCGGTGTGCATGTCATGCTTGGGTCAGAGGAACTGGACGTGGTATTGGGGATGGTGAAGCGCAAACTCGGTCGGGTCACACGGAAATTCGGGGTAACATGA
- a CDS encoding methylated-DNA--[protein]-cysteine S-methyltransferase — MTHSRTFKTTLGWVTITASDKGVTSIDLSSSGRTSESRSAGGDPAGVIVEEAKRQLLAYLDGTGREFSFPVDWSAGTTFQRKVWKAITKIPYGRLRSYQWVAMRVGGKQYARAVGMALGANPVPIVVPCHRIVAHDGSLGGFSCGLPLKRRLLKLEGTLDQLLS; from the coding sequence ATGACACACAGCCGTACATTCAAGACGACGTTGGGTTGGGTGACAATCACCGCGTCAGATAAAGGGGTGACCTCGATTGATCTGTCCTCTTCAGGTCGCACCAGCGAGTCGAGATCAGCAGGGGGGGATCCCGCCGGGGTCATTGTGGAAGAGGCGAAGAGGCAGCTGCTGGCCTACTTAGATGGGACGGGACGTGAGTTTTCGTTCCCGGTGGATTGGTCGGCCGGCACGACGTTCCAACGAAAGGTGTGGAAGGCGATCACCAAGATTCCCTACGGCCGATTGCGGTCTTATCAATGGGTCGCCATGCGAGTAGGTGGAAAGCAGTATGCGAGGGCCGTGGGGATGGCCCTGGGGGCGAATCCAGTTCCTATCGTGGTGCCCTGTCATCGGATTGTGGCGCATGATGGGTCGTTGGGCGGCTTCTCCTGCGGGTTGCCGCTAAAACGGCGCCTGCTGAAACTGGAAGGGACGCTTGATCAGCTCCTGTCCTAG
- a CDS encoding D-tyrosyl-tRNA(Tyr) deacylase, with translation MKAVIQRVTRASVEVEGQTVGRIGHGLLVLLGVAKGDEERDLLYVLEKLHQLRIFADEQGKMNRSLSDVGGAILLVSQFTLLGDTRKGRRPGFDQAAPPDEARTWYGQAAARLRSVGVQVETGVFGAHMQVELLNDGPVTFLLDSRQDA, from the coding sequence ATGAAAGCCGTCATCCAACGTGTGACACGAGCCTCCGTCGAGGTGGAAGGACAGACCGTCGGCCGCATTGGGCACGGTCTCCTGGTGTTGTTGGGCGTGGCCAAGGGCGATGAGGAGCGCGATCTGCTGTATGTGCTCGAGAAGCTTCACCAGTTACGGATCTTCGCCGACGAGCAGGGAAAAATGAACCGATCACTGAGTGACGTTGGGGGCGCGATCTTGCTTGTGTCCCAGTTCACGCTGCTCGGTGATACGAGAAAAGGACGTCGGCCAGGGTTCGATCAGGCGGCTCCGCCTGACGAGGCGCGGACTTGGTATGGGCAGGCGGCGGCTCGACTTCGTTCGGTCGGTGTGCAGGTGGAAACAGGTGTGTTCGGCGCCCATATGCAAGTGGAGCTGCTCAATGACGGGCCGGTGACGTTTCTGTTGGACAGTCGGCAGGATGCGTAG